The Brassica oleracea var. oleracea cultivar TO1000 chromosome C7, BOL, whole genome shotgun sequence sequence TAGCTGAGGAAAAGGAAATAAAATGGACACTCGAGGAACTGGACCAAACCTCTGAGGCAGTTGGATACGGTGCGGTGAAGTAAGCATCATCTCTATTTATTATACTGCTGGATTCTCTCCACAAATTTGGCACAGCTAACTTGTTTTAATTTTGTTTTTTTTCCTTCAAGGTATGCTGACCTGAAGAACAATAGATCCACAAGTTATGCTTTCAACTATGATCTAATGCTTAGTGACAAGGTACTGGAATTTTTTTTGGCAGCTAGTCTACATATTAAGGAGTCATGTACACATGCTTAATTTATATTCATCTTATGTCTTGAGCAAGGGAATACAGCTGCCTACCTTCTCTACACCTATACTCGGATCCACTCAATCATCAGAATGTCTGGCAAAGACATAGATGAGCTGAAAAAGGTATTTCTCTCAAGCTTTACTTAAAAAAATTTCTTATCATTGTTAATTTATAATAGCAATCTGTGTGGTATTCTCTACTAAATTAGAGACTAATATTCTTGGATTTGTTTCTTACTGATTTTACATTTTTCATCTGTCATTACTTTATTTATCGCAGACAGGTAAGATAGCATTGGATCTTGCAGACGAACGGGCACTGGGTCTTGGCCTGGTTCAATTTCCTGAGGTAAAAATACACATACTCATTAGATGGTATTTTCACATTCTTATTTCTTTTTCTTGGTAACAAAACGAATAGTTGCAACACATTTTTCAGACTGCTGAGGAAGCGTGCACCAAATTATTGCCCAACTTGCTGTGCGAGTACCTCTACAACTTATCTGAACTGTGCACCAAATTCTACACCAGTTGCAAGGTAAGTATTCCAGAAAATTCTACTCTTCTATTTACCCTGACCTATAATAATAGATTGCATTACCTTTTATATGAACTTGAACCTTTTTTTTAGGTCAATGGTTCAGTTGAGGAGACAAGCCGTCTCCTCCTTTGTGAAGCAACGGCCACAGTCATGGTGAAATGCTTCCACCTTCTTGGAATCACCCCTGTTTACAAGATGTGACTACACTCAAATCGGCAAATGAAACCGAACCCAATACGGCAGAAGGTTTTTATGTGCTGACAATTATATAGGGGATATATTTATATTATAAGTTACTAGGGACTGAGAGTGTCATATTCTTCATCCATTATCCACCAGTTTCTCTCTCGTATCGTTTTGGTGGTTGTGTTTTTATTAGCTTATTACTCTATTAAACTTGTCAAGATCTTTCCTAGTCTAGATTGTGATTTATATTTCTTCCGGGCTTAAAATTTCCAACCTTATTGGAAATGAACACCTGTTTTTATATACAGTATGTGAGAACTGTTTTCATATACTAAATCACAAAACTGTTTCTATAGAACTGCTTATAATTTACATGAACTAATATGTTGACACATGGAGTAATTTCAATTGATGGATAGCCTGATATGCGAAAAGCGAATATTAAGCTTGGATCAATACACATGAGACCTTATGGAACCTCATTTGTTTGTTTTTGTCATTTGCCGCACATCAACTGTATGGAACCTCATTTGTTTAGTGAGAAACTTCTGCTTTGTAGAATATTATTAGCTGTGTGCATCAAATACCAGCCTTTAGTCAAAGAGTAATAAGAAAAAAAAGTTGCCAAAAAGAAGTAATGAGAAAAAAAGAAACTAAAATAAATAAAGAATATCTTCCTCCAATAAAATCTAAACACATGTACCACTTCACGTCAAGTTGCAGAAACACTCAAAAACACTTTTCTTCTATAAATTCGTTCTCCTAAACCATTCACATTCCCCCTTCTCTCCTTCTTCTTCTCCTGATTTCGTTTTTCTTCATACGATTCATTATAGAAGTTCTCAGCTGTGGTGAGAATATAATCTTTAAAAACCAACACGAAGATTCTCCTTCCTTCCTATTCCTCTTCTCTTGATTTTTGTTTTTCTTCAACGGTTCATTTTGCAAAGATCTAAGCTATTGTGAGAATAACCTTTCAAAAAAAAAACATTAGACAAAAACATTGATGCTTAACCAGCAGTTCTTGGTCTTTGAGACGCATGTCTCCGATTATACTCAGTGAGATCTTCCTCTCTGGGTTTATGTTAAACTCCACAATCAGGCGCAGGACTCATCTCGTTCAATCTTTCTCTGTTGTCTTCCTTTACTGGCTTTATTACGTCTCATAGTTTCTCAAATCTCTCCATCTTTATTTACATACTCGTATAATTAAAACAAAACCCTAGTTTCCAAAAATAACTCTTTTTTTCTTGGTTCTGTTCTGTTCTTGACTTCCCCTACAAGAAAACCCATTTTAATATTCTCTCTTCTCGTAAAAGACTTCTTTGTTTGTTTGTGTGTGTGTGCTGGATGGACTCGTCGTCGTCTGGAACAACTTCTTCGACGATTCAAACGTCGTCAGGACCTGAGGAGAATCTCATGGAGCAGAGGAAACGGAAGAGGATGCTCTCAAACCGTGAATCAGCGAGGAGATCAAGAAAGAAGAAACAGAAGCTTCTTGACGATCTAACGGCTCAGGTTAATCAGCTTAAGAAAGAGAACAGCGAGATCGTGACAAGTGTCAGCATCACAACGCAACACTATTTAACCGTCGAAGCAGAGAACTCTGTTCTCAGAGCTCAGCTCGATGAACTCAGCCACAGGCTCGAATCTCTCAACGACATCATCGGTTTCCTTGACAATACCAACGGGATCTGTTCGAACACTCTGTCTGGTCCAGAGTCTGATGATTTCCTCACGAGTCAGTTTAATATGAACATGTTTTATATGAACCAGCCACTCATGGCATCTTCTGATGCGTTACTGTATTAGAAATGTGGGCCTAAAAACCTCGAAATTACAAAATGGGGTCGTTTTTTTTGTCTGATTGCAAGATATGTCCAAAGAGCAAGAGAGAGAGAGAGATATGTGTATAAATGGGTATGTTGTTCGATTGTTCCATTTCATTTTCTTTTTGTAGTTTGTTCCGTCTTTGGCGCAATATAGTAAAAGCATTGTTATGAGTGTTGTTTGTAATAAAGGCTCTGTTGCCGCATGACTACAAAGTGCTTTTAATATCTCAAGTGGCCCTATTTTTACTAGTTTATTGAGGGGGTAGTAGTAATTTTTTTTTTGGTAAAATGGGTTAGTAGTAATTGACTTCAAGTAATGAAACATGGAGCATATTTCTTTTATAATACATGTAACATGTCATATCTATTTTCAAAGAGAAACAAATCGTTATTTTGATTACTTAACCTGTGTTTCTTTTTAATTGACCAACATTTATTTAAAAAAAGTCCCACGATCATTTACCTAACTACAATCTCATAAAGAGCTAGTATTATGCAAATGACA is a genomic window containing:
- the LOC106301733 gene encoding basic leucine zipper 1-like → MDSSSSGTTSSTIQTSSGPEENLMEQRKRKRMLSNRESARRSRKKKQKLLDDLTAQVNQLKKENSEIVTSVSITTQHYLTVEAENSVLRAQLDELSHRLESLNDIIGFLDNTNGICSNTLSGPESDDFLTSQFNMNMFYMNQPLMASSDALLY
- the LOC106301734 gene encoding uncharacterized protein LOC106301734, yielding MSPIILSEIFLSGFMLNSTIRRRTHLVQSFSVVFLYWLYYVS
- the LOC106305244 gene encoding arginine--tRNA ligase, chloroplastic/mitochondrial-like, which gives rise to MLSDKGNTAAYLLYTYTRIHSIIRMSGKDIDELKKTGKIALDLADERALGLGLVQFPETAEEACTKLLPNLLCEYLYNLSELCTKFYTSCKVNGSVEETSRLLLCEATATVMVKCFHLLGITPVYKM